In Aegilops tauschii subsp. strangulata cultivar AL8/78 chromosome 3, Aet v6.0, whole genome shotgun sequence, one genomic interval encodes:
- the LOC109773285 gene encoding uncharacterized protein, protein MASIHWALLLFLVQLPILATSRAYNDGNLTLWCHPDQAAALLQLKQSFSVAATTATLLPSWQNRTNCCLWEGISCDASSGLVTVLDLSGHGLNSYGLDPALFSLKSLRCLNFSNSGLDGQIPIGISKLVNLVSLDLSSRRVSDYDDPTSAADWFNHLWEPNFEILVANLNNLRELYLDGVEIMSSSGEDWGKALAKYVPRLQVLSLEGCGLNGPIHHSLSSLHSLVAINLGSNDVGPIPEFFADFPNLSELQLSYMNLQGWFPQRIFQLKNLRVLDLSSNPNLSGHLPNFPHASSLHTLRLEGTNFSYRNPSSSGDFKMLRELTLDGIFLSMDFLSSFGVLGSLCQLKVDLRNSQNVLGPIFSWIGDFRNLASLDIYRCDFSWTTPSSIGNLKALRSLKMFDCNLPRPILSEIGNLINLQNLEISGMSNCKLHGSVTSSIGNLTNLRSLYMKNCDYCGAIPAAIGYLRNLRRLAIYHCDFTGALPSAVGNLTNLKSMVIERSQLSGPIPYAVGQLKELTQLTITVGNISGRIPSSVLNLTKLVGLDLSYNHVTGHIPTPLFALPKLSYLNLGWNQLYGPIEEFDALSSCLQLVILSGNSLAGQFPKSFFQLAELVRLEINLNNFVDSVDLSSFGRLRKLTGLDLSHNKLSVMIDEGNNSLYTSLFGLDELGLACCNITKFPSFLTHLDRMVYLDLSCNKIAGDIPKLIWERWNNSLLQLNLSHNMFTSMQLTSYVLPFSGYLEVFDLSSNRLRGQIPMPDLSSEYLDYSHNFFSSVLPNFTLYLSHTNYLSMSNNSINGYIPETVCHSMLDVLDLSYNNFSGPIPSCLIENAQRSVLNLRENHFEGTLPSNITSECTFQTIDLHDNKIEGQIPRGLSNCSYLEVLDIGNNRIVDTFPSWLGELSNLYVLILRSNQFYGSIDDVIGNHQSGGLFPSLQIIDLSLNNFSGNLNSEWFGQLKSMMGKFNSSGDIVRATNLEGMAEYYQDSTELTYKGSDVTFTRILTTLTAIDLSNNRLEGTIPESVGRLVSLRVLNMSHNAFTGKIPTQLGGVTDLESLDLSCNQLSGEIPQELTNLNFLATLNLSDNRLVGKIPQSGQFLTFDINSFEGNLGLCGPPFSNPCGVSLAPPSMARVEKSSDVDVILFLFAGLGFGVGFAAAILMRWGRIGKWFVKSARALWT, encoded by the exons ATGGCTTCCATTCACTGGGCGCTACTACTCTTTCTTGTACAACTCCCCATACTGGCCACCTCCAGAGCTTACAATGATGGTAACCTCACACTGTGGTGCCATCCAGATCAGGCTGCAGCGCTTCTCCAACTGAAGCAATCCTTCTCTGTTGCAGCAACCACCGCCACTCTCCTTCCGTCATGGCAAAATCGCACCAATTGCTGTCTCTGGGAGGGCATTAGCTGTGATGCTTCTTCTGGTCTTGTGACAGTACTAGACCTCAGTGGGCATGGCCTGAACAGTTATGGCTTGGACCCGGCGCTCTTCAGCCTCAAATCCCTCCGATGTCTCAATTTCTCCAACTCGGGCTTGGATGGCCAGATACCTATTGGCATCAGCAAACTCGTTAACCTTGTCTCCTTGGATCTTTCAAGTCGCAGAGTTTCTGATTATGATGATCCTACCTCTGCAGCTGACTGGTTTAATCATCTTTGGGAGCCCAATTTTGAGATCCTGGTAGCGAACCTCAACAATCTAAGAGAGCTCTACCTTGATGGGGTGGAGATAATGTCTAGCAGCGGTGAAGATTGGGGCAAAGCTCTTGCAAAATATGTTCCTCGTCTTCAGGTACTTAGCTTGGAGGGATGCGGGCTGAATGGTCCTATTCATCATTCCCTCTCGAGCCTCCATTCTCTTGTTGCGATCAACCTTGGATCCAATGATGTTGGTCCGATTCCAGAGTTCTTCGCAGATTTTCCCAATCTAAGTGAGCTTCAACTTTCGTATATGAATCTTCAGGGGTGGTTCCCTCAAAGAATTTTTCAACTCAAAAATTTAAGGGTCCTAGATTTGTCCTCAAACCCGAATCTCTCGGGGCATTTGCCAAACTTTCCCCATGCAAGTTCTCTACATACTTTGAGGCTAGAGGGGACCAACTTCTCCTATCGTAACCCAAGTTCTTCTGGCGATTTCAAGATGTTGAGGGAGTTAACTCTTGACGGGATATTTCTGTCGATGGATTTTCTCTCTTCATTCGGTGTACTTGGATCTTTATGCCAGTTGAAAGTTGATTTGAGGAACTCACAAAATGTTTTGGGACCGATTTTTTCATGGATTGGAGACTTCAGGAACTTGGCGAGCTTGGATATCTATAGGTGCGACTTCTCTTGGACAACGCCTTCCTCCATTGGCAACCTGAAGGCGTTGAGAAGCTTGAAGATGTTTGATTGCAACCTCCCTAGGCCCATACTGTCTGAAATTGGCAATCTCATTAATTTGCAAAACTTGGAAATATCTGGTATGTCTAACTGCAAATTGCATGGTTCAGTTACATCCTCAATAGGCAACCTCACAAATTTAAGAAGCTTGTACATGAAGAATTGTGATTATTGTGGAGCAATTCCAGCTGCAATTGGCTATCTCAGAAACTTAAGAAGATTGGCGATCTACCATTGTGACTTTACTGGGGCATTACCATCTGCAGTTGGCAACCTCACTAATTTGAAAAGCATGGTTATTGAACGTAGTCAGCTTTCTGGGCCAATACCTTATGCAGTTGGGCAACTCAAGGAATTGACACAGCTAACTATTACAGTCGGGAACATCTCTGGGAGGATACCAAGTTCAGTTCTCAATTTGACTAAGCTGGTTGGACTGGATCTCTCTTATAATCATGTGACAG GTCATATTCCGACACCTCTTTTCGCTCTTCCAAAATTAAGCTACTTGAATCTTGGTTGGAACCAACTTTATGGTCCTATAGAAGAGTTCGACGCACTATCTTCATGCTTACAGTTGGTGATTTTGAGCGGAAATTCATTGGCAGGACAATTTCCCAAGTCGTTCTTTCAACTTGCAGAGTTGGTTCGTCTAGAAATCAACTTGAACAACTTTGTAGATTCAGTGGATCTTTCATCATTTGGGAGGTTAAGAAAGCTCACTGGTTTGGATCTTTCCCACAATAAGTTGTCTGTTATGATTGACGAAGGCAATAACTCTCTGTATACCTCTCTGTTTGGACTGGACGAACTGGGACTAGCATGTTGCAATATAACCAAATTTCCTAGTTTTTTGACACATCTTGACAGAATGGTTTATCTAGACCTTTCTTGCAACAAGATCGCTGGAGATATACCAAAGTTGATATGGGAGAGATGGAACAATAGCCTTTTACAACTAAATCTTTCACACAACATGTTCACCAGTATGCAACTTACTTCATATGTTCTTCCATTCAGTGGGTACCTGGAAGTGTTTGATCTTAGTTCCAATAGGCTACGGGGACAGATCCCTATGCCAGACTTATCATCAGAATATTTGGATTATTCACACAACTTTTTCTCTTCTGTTCTTCCAAACTTCACTCTGTATCTCAGTCACACCAACTATCTCAGTATGTCCAACAATAGTATAAATGGATATATACCAGAAACAGTTTGCCATTCCATGTTGGATGTCCTTGACCTATCATATAACAACTTTAGCGGGCCGATTCCGTCCTGTTTGATAGAAAATGCTCAACGGAGCGTATTAAATTTGAGAGAGAATCACTTTGAAGGGACGTTGCCATCCAATATTACAAGCGAATGCACTTTCCAGACAATAGATTTACATGACAATAAGATTGAAGGACAAATTCCGAGGGGACTTTCTAACTGCAGTTATTTGGAGGTTCTTGATATTGGAAACAATCGAATAGTTGATACTTTTCCATCCTGGCTAGGGGAGCTTTCCAATCTATATGTTCTTATCTTAAGATCCAACCAGTTCTATGGTTCCATAGATGATGTTATTGGGAACCACCAATCTGGAGGGTTGTTCCCTAGCTTGCAAATTATTGATCTTTCCTTGAACAACTTCTCTGGCAATTTGAATTCAGAATGGTTTGGTCAGTTGAAATCAATGATGGGCAAGTTCAATAGTTCTGGAGATATTGTCCGTGCTACAAACTTAGAAGGTATGGCGGAATACTACCAAGATTCTACTGAGCTCACATACAAGGGGTCCGACGTGACATTTACAAGGATCCTGACCACTTTAACAGCAATTGACCTTTCAAATAATAGATTGGAAGGTACCATTCCTGAGTCAGTTGGACGGCTTGTTTCACTGCGCGTACTGAACATGTCACACAATGCATTCACGGGAAAAATTCCAACCCAGCTTGGCGGTGTGACTGATCTGGAGTCACTAGACCTGTCTTGCAACCAACTCTCTGGGGAGATTCCACAGGAACTCACAAATCTCAACTTTCTGGCCACCCTGAACTTGTCCGACAACCGGTTGGTGGGGAAGATACCGCAGTCAGGCCAGTTCCTCACATTTGATATCAATTCATTCGAAGGGAATTTGGGACTGTGTGGACCGCCATTCTCCAACCCCTGTGGTGTATCACTTGCTCCTCCAAGCATGGCACGTGTGGAGAAGTCATCTGATGTGGATGTCATCCTGTTTCTCTTCGCCGGGCTGGGCTTCGGTGTTGGATTTGCAGCTGCCATTCTGATGAGATGGGGTCGAATCGGCAAATGGTTTGTTAAATCTGCAAGAGCTTTGTGGACTTGA
- the LOC141042225 gene encoding receptor-like protein 6 — protein sequence MASICWALLLFLAMFSALATSDTHSDDNLTLRCHPDQAASLLLLKRSFSFFRYPSGLESWQDDTDCCLWEGVGCRNSSGYVTALELSNRGLYSQGLDPAIFNLTSLQLLDLSMNNFGQCNLPATGFERLSLLTHLNLSNSGFQGQIPIGIGKLANLISLDLSVLYYMASDDSLNGYGTSIPGVTSWLWLQEPNFQILVGNLNNLRELYLDGVDMSTSADDWCDAFADSLPNLRVLSLRYCNLVGPICPSLSTLHSLAVISLQDNFDTSVTSSGDAHGFSQFKFSSACLEKYPTLVP from the coding sequence ATGGCTTCAATTTGTTGGGCTCTACTACTCTTTCTTGCAATGTTTTCGGCACTAGCCACCTCCGACACCCATAGCGACGATAACCTCACTCTCCGATGCCATCCAGACCAGGCTGCAAGCCTCCTCCTGCTAAAGCGATCCTTCTCTTTCTTCCGTTACCCCAGTGGCCTTGAGTCATGGCAGGATGACACCGACTGTTGTCTTTGGGAAGGTGTTGGCTGCCGCAACTCCTCGGGGTATGTCACCGCTCTGGAGCTAAGTAATCGTGGCTTGTACAGTCAAGGCCTTGACCCCGCAATCTTCAACCTCACCTCGCTCCAACTACTCGACCTTAGCATGAACAATTTTGGCCAGTGCAATCTCCCGGCGACCGGGTTTGAGAGGCTCTCCTTGCTCACACACCTCAACCTCTCCAATTCGGGCTTCCAAGGCCAGATACCTATTGGCATCGGCAAACTTGCCAACCTTATCTCCTTGGATCTTTCTGTTCTCTATTATATGGCTTCTGATGATTCTCTTAATGGCTATGGCACCAGCATTCCTGGCGTTACTAGTTGGCTATGGCTGCAGGAACCCAACTTTCAGATCCTAGTTGGCAACCTCAACAATCTGAGAGAGCTCTACCTTGATGGAGTGGATATGTCTACCAGTGCAGATGATTGGTGTGATGCATTTGCTGATTCTCTTCCGAATCTCCGAGTTCTCAGCTTGAGATATTGTAATCTTGTTGGTCCTATTTGCCCCTCCCTGTCGACCCTGCACTCCCTAGCTGTGATCAGTCTCCAAGATAACTTTGATACGTCTGTCACCTCCTCGGGAGATGCTCATGGATTCTCACAATTTAAGTTTTCTTCAGCTTGCTTGGAAAAATATCCAACGCTTGTGCCCTAG
- the LOC120975487 gene encoding cytochrome P450 81E8-like produces MGLSAASYDSHWRAMRRIATVHLLSACRVDLMSDAAIDAHEFKKVVDEIVALLGMANLHDHLLAPLCWLDFGGICRRLTQLVNRRSALIYGLIDVERQQRRQEDANELPDSKSMIRVMLLLKESDLQQYTDTFIAALVLELG; encoded by the exons ATGGGGTTGTCGGCCGCCAGCTACGACTCGCACTGGCGTGCCATGCGCCGCATCGCCACTGTGCACCTCCTCTCGGCGTGCCGCGTGGACCTCATGTCTGACGCCGCCATC GACGCGCACGAGTTCAAGAAAGTGGTGGACGAGATTGTGGCGCTCCTCGGCATGGCCAACCTGCACGACCACTTGCTGGCACCCCTGTGCTGGCTGGACTTCGGCGGCATCTGCCGGAGGCTCACCCAGCTGGTGAACCGAAGGAGCGCGCTAATCTATGGCCTGATAGATGTAGAGAGGCAGCAACGTCGGCAGGAGGACGCCAACGAGCTGCCGGACTCAAAGAGCATGATCCGCGTGATGCTCTTGCTGAAGGAGTCCGATCTGCAGCAGTACACGGACACTTTCATCGCCGCTCTAGTGCTGGAGCTTGGGTGA
- the LOC109773296 gene encoding LOW QUALITY PROTEIN: cysteine-rich receptor-like protein kinase 10 (The sequence of the model RefSeq protein was modified relative to this genomic sequence to represent the inferred CDS: substituted 1 base at 1 genomic stop codon), translating to MVGVLLLLLLHIPASASAIGHVCGSAGNYTAKSTYPSSLAVLKATFPGNASSSPQLFATATAGVVRALALCRHDTTNLTACRECVASSFKYAQKMCPKHKAATVYYDYDEVNVTRPGCLLGFAGDGGFLSPGSSVTWNDTFFQFFNPVQIPGKAGVVTAAVRQLLTQTARYAAGTARRFATGSMDSIGSAAPTLYSLAQCTPDLSAGDCLVCLRRLVSTLNATNTVRVGGRMFVLRCNVRFEPFMFHNDKSMQRIPSPSSIAPAPAEGHGVKPWVIAISVAAPVALVALCFIVYHRRRLRTKHTKGGXIRTTLQETSTHEFHERDELVWEMETELAEFAVFDFHQILEATVNFSDENKLGQGGFGPLYKGHFPDGNEIAVKRLDSHSGQGFIEFNNEVELIAKLQHRNLVRLMGCCSQGEEKILVYEYLPNKILDFFIFDENRKTLLDWDKRLAIIVGIAEGLLYLHKHSRLRIIHRDLKPSNILLDSEMNAKISDFGLAKIFTSNNTEANTTRKVVGTLGYMAPEYASHGLFSIKSDVFSFGVLTLEILSGKRNSHECGNFINLLGHVSAPLHIRKIKRKC from the exons ATGGTGGGCgtgctgctcctcctcctcctccacataccggcgtcggcgtcggcgatCGGCCACGTCTGCGGCAGCGCTGGTAACTACACGGCCAAAAGCACCTACCCGTCCAGCCTCGCCGTGCTCAAGGCTACCTTCCCCGGcaacgcctcctcctccccgcagctcttcgccaccgccaccgccggcgTGGTGCGCGCGCTCGCGCTCTGCCGCCACGACACCACAAACCTCACCGCGTGCAGAGAGTGCGTCGCCTCCTCGTTCAAGTACGCGCAGAAGATGTGCCCGAAACACAAGGCCGCCACCGTCTACTACGACTACGACGAGGTAAATGTCACGCGGCCAGGgtgcctcctcggcttcgccggcGACGGCGGCTTCCTCAGCCCGGGATCCAGTGTCACCTGGAACGACACGTTCTTCCAGTTCTTTAACCCGGTGCAAATCCCGGGAAAGGCCGGGGTTGTCACCGCCGCGGTCCGCCAGCTCCTGACGCAGACGGCACGGTACGCGGCCGGCACGGCGAGGAGGTTCGCCACAGGGTCCATGGACTCAATTGGCAGCGCCGCACCGACACTCTACTCCCTGGCGCAGTGCACGCCTGACCTGTCCGCCGGCGACTGTCTGGTGTGCCTCCGGCGGCTTGTCAGCACGCTCAACGCTACAAACACAGTGCGCGTGGGCGGACGCATGTTCGTGCTCCGTTGCAACGTGAGGTTCGAGCCTTTTATGTTCCACAACGACAAAAGCATGCAGCGGATTCCATCTCCATCATCCATCGCTCCGGCACCGGC TGAAGGACATGGAGTAAAACCTTGGGTAATTGCCATTTCGGTAGCTGCTCCTGTAGCGCTAGTTGCACTCTGCTTCATCGTCTACCATCGTCGGCGCCTTAGAACCAAGCACACAAAAGGTGGGTAAATTA GGACAACCTTGCAAGAAACGAGTACTCACGAGTTTCATGAAAGAGATGAACTAGTTTGGGAAATGGAAACAGAGTTGGCTGAGTTTGCAGTATTTGACTTTCATCAGATATTAGAGGCTACAGTTAACTTCTCCGACGAAAACAAGCTCGGCCAAGGTGGATTTGGCCCTCTTTACAAG GGCCACTTTCCTGATGGAAATGAGATAGCAGTGAAGAGACTTGATTCACATTCAGGACAAGGTTTCATAGAGTTCAACAATGAAGTTGAGCTTATAGCGAAACTTCAACACAGAAATTTGGTTAGGCTCATGGGATGTTGCTCTCAAGGAGAGGAGAAAATACTGGTCTATGAATACTTGCCAAATAAAATCTTGGACTTCTTCATCTTTG ATGAAAATAGAAAAACACTACTGGATTGGGACAAACGTCTTGCAATAATTGTAGGAATAGCAGAAGGACTTCTTTACCTACATAAGCACTCTAGGTTGCGCATTATACATCGAGATCTTAAGCCAAGCAACATTCTCTTGGATAGCGAAATGAATGCAAAAATATCAGATTTTGGACTAGCAAAAATATTTACCTCAAATAACACTGAAGCAAATACTACAAGGAAAGTAGTTGGTACACT TGGCTACATGGCACCCGAGTATGCTTCCCACGGTCTCTTCTCTATCAAATCAGATGTCTTCAGCTTCGGTGTTTTAACTCTTGAGATCCTTAGCGGGAAAAGGAATTCTCATGAATGTGGAAATTTCATCAACCTCCTCGGACATGTGAGTGCACCTTTACACATCcgtaaaataaaaagaaaatgctAG